In the genome of Cronobacter malonaticus LMG 23826, one region contains:
- a CDS encoding zinc-dependent alcohol dehydrogenase codes for MRALCWNGVNDLRVETVSDPTLVNPHDVILKVGLTTTCGSDLHVIDGLIPSMEEGDILGHEFMGEVVEVGPEVKNIRRGDRVVVPSFISCGSCWYCNHGLTSCCDNTNPNAHMQEKILGYPTAGIYAYSHAFGGYAGSHAEYVRVPFADNDCFIVPENVSDEQALFLSDAAPTGYMGADFCNIHPGDTVAVWGCGGVGLMAAQSAYLLGAEKVIAIDRFPERLAMARDIVGAIPLDYTKVDIYEALLEITGGRGPDSCIDAVGMEAHGEGLEYAYDRTKQALKMHTDIGAALRQAIRACRKGGTLAILGVYGMMDKFPLGVAMNKGLTIRTAQQHGQAYMKRLLDHAARGELRTDFLATHRFSLEDAPRGYEMFKNKEDGCVRAVFKP; via the coding sequence ATGCGAGCACTCTGCTGGAACGGCGTCAACGATCTGCGCGTCGAGACCGTGAGCGACCCGACTCTCGTCAATCCGCATGATGTGATCCTCAAAGTAGGGCTGACCACGACCTGCGGCTCCGATTTACACGTCATCGACGGGCTTATCCCGAGCATGGAAGAGGGCGATATCCTCGGCCATGAATTTATGGGCGAAGTAGTGGAGGTGGGGCCGGAGGTGAAAAACATCCGCCGCGGCGATCGTGTCGTGGTGCCGTCGTTTATCTCGTGCGGCTCCTGCTGGTATTGCAATCATGGACTGACCTCGTGTTGCGATAACACCAACCCGAACGCGCACATGCAGGAAAAAATCCTCGGTTACCCGACGGCAGGTATTTACGCCTACAGCCATGCGTTCGGCGGCTACGCCGGGTCGCACGCCGAATATGTGCGCGTGCCGTTCGCCGATAACGACTGCTTTATCGTGCCGGAAAATGTCTCTGACGAGCAGGCGCTGTTTCTCTCTGATGCCGCGCCGACGGGTTACATGGGCGCGGATTTCTGCAATATCCACCCTGGCGATACGGTCGCGGTGTGGGGCTGCGGCGGCGTCGGGCTGATGGCGGCCCAGAGTGCGTATCTGCTGGGCGCTGAAAAAGTGATCGCCATTGACCGTTTCCCCGAGCGGCTGGCGATGGCGCGGGATATCGTCGGCGCCATCCCGCTGGATTACACCAAAGTGGATATTTACGAAGCGTTGCTGGAGATAACCGGCGGTCGCGGCCCGGATAGCTGCATTGATGCGGTTGGCATGGAGGCGCACGGCGAAGGGCTGGAATACGCCTATGACCGCACCAAACAGGCGCTCAAAATGCACACCGATATCGGCGCCGCGCTGCGCCAGGCGATCCGCGCCTGCCGTAAAGGCGGCACGCTGGCCATTCTCGGCGTCTACGGGATGATGGATAAATTTCCGCTCGGCGTGGCGATGAATAAAGGCTTAACCATCCGCACCGCCCAGCAGCACGGCCAGGCCTATATGAAACGCCTGCTGGATCACGCAGCGCGGGGCGAACTGCGCACCGATTTTCTCGCCACGCACCGCTTCTCGCTGGAAGACGCGCCGCGTGGCTATGAAATGTTTAAAAACAAAGAGGACGGCTGCGTGCGGGCGGTGTTTAAGCCCTGA
- a CDS encoding Hsp70 family protein, giving the protein MIVGIDLGTTNSLAAVWQEGHPRLIANALGECLTPSVVGLDDEGRVLVGKAARERLHTHPHLTTALFKRHMGTAWSVRLGGKLFRAEELSALVLKSLKEDIERACGETVTEAVISVPAYFSDAQRKATRVAGELAGLHVEKLINEPTAAALAYGLHRGTEEGTFLVFDLGGGTFDVSVLELFEGVMEVRASAGDNFLGGEDFDQALIDAFVARQMAAGGLPDPAAHTHALRREAERVRQALGDRPVATFTLRAEDQNWSQEFHQGELNDIFAPLLARLRLPIERALRDARIRVADLDEILLVGGATRMPLVRRLAAGLFGRFPSVSVNPDEAVALGAAVQAALKKRDAALEEVVLTDVCPYTLGIETVKAFGRHLDEGHYLPVIERNVVVPVSRVKTVCTLADNQTMVEFTLYQGESRLVKDNIELGKMRVPVPPRPAGEVSLDVRFTYDINGILEVEVTVPLTGERHQLIIENNPGMLTPQEIAERLAQLSALKIHPRERQPNTHLMARLDRLYQENTGEMREEISYLGARFQQALESQDDARIDKARHEITQQADAIEAGMWLF; this is encoded by the coding sequence ATGATCGTCGGCATCGATCTCGGCACCACCAACAGCCTCGCCGCCGTCTGGCAGGAGGGCCATCCGCGGCTTATCGCTAACGCGCTGGGCGAGTGTCTCACGCCGAGCGTCGTCGGCCTGGATGACGAAGGGCGCGTGCTGGTCGGCAAAGCCGCCCGCGAGCGTCTGCATACGCATCCGCATCTCACCACCGCACTTTTCAAACGCCATATGGGCACCGCCTGGAGCGTCCGGCTTGGGGGCAAACTGTTCCGCGCCGAAGAGCTTTCTGCGCTGGTTTTAAAAAGCCTGAAAGAAGATATCGAGCGCGCCTGCGGCGAGACGGTCACCGAAGCGGTGATAAGCGTGCCGGCGTACTTCAGCGATGCCCAGCGTAAAGCCACGCGCGTCGCGGGCGAGCTGGCCGGGCTTCACGTTGAAAAACTGATTAACGAACCGACCGCGGCGGCGCTGGCTTACGGCCTGCATCGTGGCACAGAAGAGGGCACCTTTCTGGTGTTCGATCTCGGCGGCGGCACGTTTGACGTTTCGGTACTGGAGCTGTTCGAAGGCGTGATGGAAGTGCGAGCCAGCGCTGGCGATAACTTTCTCGGCGGCGAGGATTTCGACCAGGCGCTGATTGACGCCTTCGTGGCGCGCCAGATGGCGGCGGGCGGCCTGCCGGACCCGGCGGCGCACACCCACGCCCTGCGCCGCGAGGCCGAGCGGGTGCGACAGGCGCTTGGCGATCGCCCTGTCGCCACCTTCACGCTGCGTGCCGAAGACCAGAACTGGAGCCAGGAATTTCATCAGGGCGAGCTGAACGATATTTTCGCACCACTGCTTGCCCGCCTGCGCCTGCCCATTGAGCGCGCGCTGCGCGACGCCCGCATTCGCGTCGCGGATCTCGACGAGATCCTGCTGGTGGGCGGCGCGACCCGCATGCCACTGGTACGCCGCCTGGCCGCCGGGCTGTTTGGCCGTTTCCCGTCGGTATCGGTAAACCCTGACGAAGCGGTCGCGCTCGGTGCCGCCGTGCAGGCGGCGCTGAAAAAACGCGATGCGGCGCTGGAAGAAGTGGTGCTGACCGATGTCTGCCCTTATACGCTTGGCATTGAAACCGTTAAAGCCTTTGGCCGTCATCTCGACGAGGGCCACTATCTGCCGGTGATTGAGCGCAACGTGGTGGTGCCGGTGAGCCGGGTGAAAACGGTCTGTACGCTGGCCGATAACCAGACGATGGTGGAATTTACTCTCTACCAGGGCGAGAGCCGTCTGGTCAAAGACAATATAGAGCTTGGCAAAATGCGCGTGCCGGTGCCGCCGAGACCGGCGGGCGAAGTGTCGCTGGACGTGCGGTTCACCTATGACATTAACGGCATTCTGGAAGTGGAAGTCACGGTACCGCTGACCGGCGAGCGCCATCAGCTCATTATTGAAAACAACCCTGGCATGCTAACGCCGCAAGAGATTGCCGAACGTCTCGCACAGCTGAGCGCGCTGAAAATTCACCCGCGCGAACGCCAGCCCAACACCCATCTGATGGCCCGTCTCGATCGTCTGTATCAGGAGAACACCGGCGAGATGCGCGAGGAGATTAGCTATCTCGGGGCGCGCTTCCAGCAGGCGCTGGAAAGCCAGGATGACGCGCGCATCGATAAAGCCCGTCACGAGATAACGCAGCAGGCGGACGCTATCGAAGCCGGGATGTGGCTTTTCTGA
- a CDS encoding J domain-containing protein, with translation MRALEILGLEPGADERAIKRAYARLLKGCRPDDDPQGFQELRDAYEAALEQARRGAADNEDDEDGDGDYQEFDVSGAQTPPAVQRQAEEPPLKHHFGDPEPASPENEPVRPAPLYEPPRTAALLDGLNEENLNARWLEARARGERREFEEAVLTRCLWHLAPDEHTFAAQAQARFEWLTPGQRVTIDESQQNRLRHVLLTPYAEEMQAALQEGNDARFLACLRALANSPWLQSYDGQRQLQQLALTLLDAQPEWSAQRFAALCKLFHWDETRGERPDLPELWAQVIARDEDEALFAQLTAQRDAPGDDSALRAAHMVLRVQDEDARMLAGLDYTDEDWQACGRLTDLLEIGHPALIPRFAGADIHAWQQTYQKLNEANGPMMRSLWLVGMMMATFGWMLPAVYDGTITPWDVVLRVLVAPVVAMVVGIFPLVLWRGLARPFSDRDAALSERLLPRFIYSPRRKRWRLFAHVIPFCVVSVVIALVCGRLAMWIFVVVTLLLAWTDLWRYPGALRRFRQKRAPLGGGRLKFVLLALLFFAIVTGARVLLQA, from the coding sequence ATGCGCGCGCTGGAGATCCTCGGGCTTGAGCCCGGCGCGGACGAGCGCGCCATCAAACGTGCCTACGCCAGGCTTCTGAAAGGGTGCCGGCCGGATGACGATCCGCAAGGCTTTCAGGAATTGCGTGATGCCTATGAAGCGGCGCTGGAGCAGGCGCGTCGCGGCGCGGCGGACAACGAAGATGATGAAGACGGTGATGGCGACTATCAGGAATTTGATGTCAGCGGTGCGCAGACGCCGCCAGCAGTGCAGCGCCAGGCTGAGGAGCCGCCGCTTAAGCATCACTTCGGCGATCCTGAACCCGCCTCGCCGGAAAACGAGCCCGTTCGTCCCGCACCGCTGTATGAGCCGCCGCGTACCGCGGCCTTGCTCGACGGGTTAAACGAGGAAAACCTCAACGCGCGCTGGCTGGAGGCGCGCGCGAGGGGGGAACGGCGCGAATTTGAAGAGGCGGTACTGACGCGCTGTTTGTGGCATCTCGCGCCTGACGAGCACACTTTCGCCGCACAGGCGCAGGCGCGCTTTGAGTGGCTTACGCCGGGCCAGAGGGTGACTATCGATGAGTCGCAGCAGAACCGGTTACGCCATGTGCTGCTCACCCCTTACGCCGAAGAGATGCAGGCGGCGCTGCAAGAGGGGAACGATGCCCGTTTTCTGGCCTGCCTGCGCGCGCTGGCGAATTCCCCCTGGCTGCAAAGCTACGACGGTCAGCGCCAGTTGCAACAGCTGGCGCTGACGCTGCTGGATGCGCAGCCTGAGTGGTCTGCGCAGCGCTTTGCCGCGCTCTGTAAACTGTTTCACTGGGATGAGACGCGCGGCGAGCGGCCGGATCTGCCGGAGCTGTGGGCGCAGGTTATCGCCCGCGACGAAGACGAAGCGCTTTTTGCGCAGCTTACTGCGCAGCGCGACGCGCCAGGCGACGATTCTGCGCTCCGGGCGGCGCACATGGTATTGCGCGTGCAGGATGAAGACGCCCGTATGCTGGCCGGGCTCGACTACACCGATGAAGACTGGCAGGCCTGTGGCAGGCTCACCGACCTGCTGGAAATTGGCCATCCGGCGCTCATCCCGCGCTTTGCGGGCGCGGATATCCACGCATGGCAGCAGACGTATCAGAAGCTTAATGAAGCGAACGGACCGATGATGCGCAGCCTCTGGCTGGTCGGCATGATGATGGCGACGTTTGGCTGGATGTTGCCCGCAGTGTATGACGGCACCATCACCCCGTGGGACGTGGTGCTCCGTGTGCTGGTGGCGCCCGTGGTGGCGATGGTGGTGGGTATCTTCCCGCTGGTTTTATGGCGGGGACTGGCCCGGCCCTTCTCGGACAGAGACGCAGCGCTGAGCGAGCGGCTGCTGCCGCGGTTTATCTACTCCCCGCGGCGTAAACGCTGGCGGCTGTTCGCGCATGTGATCCCGTTTTGCGTCGTGAGCGTTGTTATCGCGCTGGTCTGCGGCAGGCTGGCGATGTGGATTTTCGTGGTCGTAACGCTGCTGCTGGCCTGGACCGATCTCTGGCGTTATCCCGGCGCGCTGCGGCGGTTTCGCCAGAAACGTGCGCCTCTGGGCGGCGGACGCCTGAAGTTTGTCCTGCTGGCGCTGCTATTTTTCGCCATCGTCACCGGCGCGCGCGTGCTGTTGCAAGCGTGA
- a CDS encoding SRPBCC family protein, which yields MQQTVKRTDLWINRDEPGLRRSLLIHRSAEELFDLWRAPSTLPRIMGHFAHITILSNTASHWAVRMPLGKTVEWDAYITDEERGHYISWASEKKATVPNAGRLTFRHISDERGTEVTLALHFDPPGGFLGEWLSKKIDLVPEAMLSQALRRFKSLAETGEIATNKPQPAGRHDGMDKVEE from the coding sequence ATGCAACAAACCGTAAAACGTACTGATCTCTGGATTAACCGCGATGAGCCTGGGCTGCGCCGCTCCCTGCTTATCCATCGCTCCGCCGAGGAGCTGTTTGATTTATGGCGCGCGCCGTCCACCCTGCCACGCATCATGGGACATTTCGCCCACATCACCATTCTCAGTAACACCGCGTCCCACTGGGCCGTGCGGATGCCGCTTGGCAAAACGGTCGAGTGGGATGCCTATATCACCGATGAAGAGCGCGGCCACTACATCAGTTGGGCGTCTGAGAAAAAAGCCACCGTGCCGAACGCCGGCAGGCTGACGTTTCGTCATATTTCGGACGAGCGCGGCACCGAAGTAACGCTGGCGCTGCACTTCGATCCGCCGGGCGGCTTTTTAGGCGAGTGGCTGTCGAAAAAAATCGATCTGGTGCCGGAGGCGATGCTGAGCCAGGCGCTGCGGCGCTTTAAAAGCCTCGCCGAGACGGGCGAAATTGCGACCAACAAACCGCAACCGGCGGGCCGTCACGACGGTATGGACAAGGTGGAGGAATAA
- the cutC gene encoding copper homeostasis protein CutC translates to MALLEICCYSQACAMTAQAAGADRIELCSAVNEGGLTPSAGVLKGVRAQITIPVHPIVRPRGGDFCYSESEFAAMLDDIAFIRELGFPGLVTGVLKEDGGVDLARMRKIMRAADGMAVTFHRAFDMCASPLKALEELTDLGVARILTSGQQASAEKGIYLITELKQKSRAPIIMAGAGVRLSNLNLFLAQGIDELHSSAGIHVASPMRYRNTGVSMSSDASADEYSRYQVDGDVVAAMKAALS, encoded by the coding sequence ATGGCGTTACTGGAAATTTGCTGTTACAGCCAGGCGTGCGCAATGACCGCACAGGCGGCGGGCGCTGACCGCATAGAACTGTGTTCGGCGGTTAACGAGGGCGGCCTGACGCCGTCAGCGGGCGTGCTTAAAGGCGTGCGTGCGCAGATAACGATCCCCGTTCATCCTATCGTGCGCCCGCGCGGCGGCGATTTTTGCTACAGCGAGAGTGAGTTTGCGGCAATGCTGGACGATATCGCGTTTATCCGTGAGCTGGGCTTTCCGGGGCTTGTCACCGGCGTACTGAAGGAGGACGGCGGGGTGGATCTCGCCCGAATGCGTAAAATAATGCGCGCCGCCGACGGCATGGCGGTGACGTTTCACCGGGCCTTCGACATGTGCGCCAGCCCGTTGAAAGCACTGGAAGAATTAACCGATCTCGGCGTGGCGCGCATTCTGACTTCCGGCCAGCAGGCGAGCGCGGAAAAAGGAATTTATTTAATTACGGAACTAAAACAGAAATCCCGTGCTCCAATCATTATGGCCGGTGCAGGGGTACGGCTTAGCAACCTTAACCTGTTTCTGGCGCAGGGGATAGACGAGCTTCACAGCTCGGCGGGCATCCATGTAGCCTCTCCCATGCGTTATCGCAATACCGGCGTCTCGATGTCATCGGACGCAAGCGCCGACGAATACTCCCGTTACCAGGTGGATGGCGACGTGGTAGCCGCCATGAAGGCGGCGCTTTCGTAA
- the cmoB gene encoding tRNA 5-methoxyuridine(34)/uridine 5-oxyacetic acid(34) synthase CmoB, translated as MIDFGKFYQQIACGPLAHWLETLPAQVAAWQRDTLHGQFKQWKNSLDNLPALVPDQLDLLHSVSAQSAEPLSDGQRKRIEQLLRTLMPWRKGPFSLYGIDIDTEWRSDLKWDRVLPHITPLAGRTILDVGCGSGYHLWRMVGAGAQLAVGIDPTQLFLCQFEAVRKLLGGDNRAHVLPLGIEQMPALNAFDTVFSMGVLYHRRSPLDHLWQLKDQLVKEGELVLETLVVEGDENTVLVPGERYAQMRNVYFIPSAPALKNWLEKCGFVDVKIADFSVTTVEEQRRTAWMETESLADFLDPHDATKTREGYPAPLRAVLIARKP; from the coding sequence ATGATAGATTTCGGCAAATTTTATCAGCAGATCGCCTGCGGGCCGCTTGCCCACTGGCTGGAAACCCTGCCCGCCCAGGTTGCCGCCTGGCAGCGCGACACCCTGCACGGCCAGTTTAAGCAGTGGAAAAATTCTCTCGATAATCTGCCTGCGCTGGTGCCGGATCAGCTTGATCTGCTGCACAGCGTCAGCGCGCAGAGCGCCGAGCCGCTGAGTGACGGCCAGCGCAAGCGCATCGAACAGCTGCTGCGCACGCTGATGCCGTGGCGTAAAGGGCCGTTCTCGCTCTACGGTATCGACATCGACACCGAGTGGCGCTCCGATCTCAAATGGGACCGCGTGCTGCCGCATATCACGCCGCTTGCCGGGCGCACCATTCTGGATGTCGGCTGCGGCAGCGGTTATCACCTGTGGCGTATGGTCGGCGCGGGCGCGCAGCTCGCGGTCGGCATCGACCCGACGCAGCTTTTCCTGTGTCAGTTTGAGGCGGTGCGCAAGCTTTTAGGCGGCGACAACCGCGCCCACGTGCTGCCGCTCGGCATCGAGCAGATGCCCGCGCTGAACGCGTTCGACACCGTCTTTTCGATGGGCGTGCTCTACCACCGCCGCTCGCCGCTGGATCACCTTTGGCAGCTTAAAGATCAGCTGGTGAAAGAAGGCGAACTGGTGCTGGAAACGCTGGTGGTGGAAGGCGATGAAAATACGGTGCTGGTGCCGGGCGAGCGCTACGCGCAGATGCGTAACGTCTACTTTATTCCGTCCGCGCCCGCGCTGAAAAACTGGCTGGAGAAGTGCGGTTTTGTGGATGTGAAAATCGCTGATTTCTCGGTCACTACCGTAGAAGAGCAGCGCCGCACCGCCTGGATGGAAACGGAGTCGCTGGCGGATTTCCTCGATCCCCATGACGCCACCAAAACCCGCGAAGGCTACCCCGCCCCGCTGCGCGCCGTACTTATCGCTCGCAAACCCTGA
- a CDS encoding MalY/PatB family protein, translated as MAFNFDEEINRRHSDSIKWNAHDESVLPMWVADTDFRSPACITDALTARVQHGVFGYGAHPQGLAEAFIEWCQRRYQWRVEPEWLVFLPGIVAGLNLSVRAFTTPEEATVAPTPIYPPFRKSAALAGSAQRNAPLQQRGERPVLDLESLRAQLTGREKLLMLCNPQNPGGTAYRRDELEAQLAFAQEHDLIVCSDEIHCDLILTPGVQHIPFASLSEDAARRSITLMSPSKTFNIAGLGASVAVIPDAALRQRFSETRAGIVPNVDVLALTAAEAAWRGGEPWLAEQIAYLRRNRDRLYAAIGALPGLEMVRPEATYLAWVDASGLGVENPTRFFKRQGLGFSPGADFGAPQHVRINFGCTAATLETAIARLTQAVSVANVRA; from the coding sequence ATGGCATTCAATTTCGACGAAGAGATCAACCGCCGTCACAGCGACAGCATTAAGTGGAACGCCCATGACGAGTCAGTATTGCCGATGTGGGTGGCCGATACCGACTTCCGCTCGCCCGCCTGCATTACCGATGCGCTGACAGCGCGCGTGCAGCATGGCGTGTTTGGCTACGGCGCGCACCCGCAAGGGCTGGCTGAGGCCTTTATTGAATGGTGCCAGCGTCGCTACCAGTGGCGCGTCGAACCGGAGTGGCTGGTCTTTTTGCCAGGGATTGTGGCAGGGCTGAATCTCTCGGTGCGCGCCTTCACCACCCCTGAGGAAGCCACGGTTGCGCCCACGCCGATTTACCCGCCGTTTCGCAAATCCGCCGCCCTTGCCGGTAGCGCGCAGCGTAACGCGCCGTTGCAGCAACGCGGCGAACGGCCGGTGCTGGATCTTGAAAGCCTGCGCGCGCAGCTCACCGGGCGCGAAAAACTGCTGATGCTCTGTAATCCGCAAAACCCCGGCGGCACCGCGTACCGCCGTGACGAACTTGAAGCGCAGCTCGCGTTTGCGCAGGAGCATGATCTCATCGTCTGTTCTGATGAGATCCACTGCGATCTGATTCTCACGCCCGGCGTGCAGCATATCCCGTTCGCCTCGCTCAGCGAGGACGCCGCGCGGCGCTCCATTACGCTGATGTCGCCGTCGAAAACGTTTAATATCGCCGGGCTTGGCGCCTCGGTGGCGGTGATCCCGGATGCCGCGCTGCGCCAGCGCTTTAGTGAAACGCGCGCCGGGATCGTGCCGAACGTAGACGTACTGGCGCTGACGGCCGCCGAAGCGGCCTGGCGCGGCGGCGAGCCGTGGCTTGCTGAACAGATTGCGTATCTGCGCCGCAACCGCGACCGCTTATACGCCGCCATTGGCGCGCTGCCGGGGCTTGAAATGGTGCGCCCGGAGGCGACCTATCTGGCGTGGGTGGATGCGTCCGGGCTTGGGGTGGAGAACCCGACGCGCTTCTTTAAGCGCCAGGGGCTCGGATTCTCCCCCGGCGCGGATTTCGGCGCGCCTCAGCACGTGCGGATTAACTTCGGCTGTACCGCCGCCACGCTGGAGACGGCGATTGCGCGTCTGACACAGGCGGTCAGTGTGGCGAACGTCAGGGCTTAA
- the lysM gene encoding peptidoglycan-binding protein LysM, with amino-acid sequence MGLLNFVKEAGEKIWDSVSGHNDAAAQNAKVQEHLKKTGIPDADKVQVQVDDGKATVTGQGLSQEAKEKILVAVGNIAGIGHVDDNVAVATPAPESQFYTVKKGDTLSAISKEVYGDANQYPKIFEANKPMLTSPEKIYPGQVLRIPK; translated from the coding sequence ATGGGCTTACTGAATTTTGTGAAAGAAGCGGGCGAGAAAATCTGGGACAGCGTTTCCGGGCATAACGATGCGGCGGCACAGAACGCCAAAGTGCAGGAACACCTCAAGAAAACCGGTATCCCGGATGCCGATAAAGTGCAGGTGCAGGTGGATGACGGTAAAGCGACCGTCACCGGGCAAGGCTTAAGCCAGGAAGCGAAAGAGAAAATCCTGGTAGCCGTCGGCAACATCGCGGGCATCGGGCATGTCGATGACAACGTCGCAGTGGCGACCCCGGCACCGGAAAGCCAGTTCTACACGGTGAAAAAAGGCGACACTCTCAGCGCCATTTCGAAAGAGGTGTATGGCGACGCGAACCAATATCCTAAAATCTTTGAAGCCAATAAACCGATGCTGACCAGCCCGGAAAAAATCTATCCGGGCCAGGTGCTGCGTATTCCGAAGTAA
- the argS gene encoding arginine--tRNA ligase produces the protein MNIQALLSEKVSQALITAGAPADCEPQVRQSARAQFGDYQANGVMAIAKKLGMPPRQFAEQALAHLDLTGIAAKTEIAGPGFINIFLDPAFLAKNIEAAVASDRAGVEKVSAPQTIVVDYSAPNVAKEMHVGHVRSTIIGDASVRTLEFLGHKVIRANHVGDWGTQFGMLIAYLEKQQQENAGEMALSDLEGFYREAKKHYDEDEAFAERARSYVVKLQGGDEYCREMWRKLVDITMTQNQITYQRLNVTLTRDDVMGESLYNPMLPGIVADLKAKGLAVESEGATVVFLDEFKNKEGEPMGVIIQKKDGGYLYTTTDIACAKYRYETLHADRVLYYIDSRQHQHLMQAWTIVRKAGYVPESVPLEHHMFGMMLGKDGKPFKTRAGGTIKLSELLDEALDRARRLVAEKNPDMPADELEKLANAVGIGAVKYADLSKSRTTDYIFDWDNMLAFEGNTAPYMQYAYTRVLSVFRKAGVSESELTAPVVIQDDREAQLAARLLQFEETLGVVARDGTPHVMCAYLYDLAGLFSGFYEHCPILTAETDALRQSRLKLALLTAKTLKLGLDTLGIETVERM, from the coding sequence GTGAATATTCAGGCTCTTCTCTCAGAAAAAGTCAGTCAGGCGCTGATTACCGCAGGTGCGCCTGCGGATTGCGAACCGCAGGTTCGTCAGTCAGCCAGAGCGCAGTTCGGCGACTATCAGGCTAACGGCGTGATGGCTATCGCGAAAAAACTGGGCATGCCGCCGCGACAATTCGCCGAGCAGGCTCTGGCCCATCTGGATCTCACCGGGATCGCCGCGAAAACGGAAATCGCAGGCCCTGGCTTTATCAATATCTTCCTCGACCCGGCGTTCCTTGCGAAAAACATCGAAGCCGCTGTCGCCTCCGATCGAGCGGGCGTGGAAAAAGTCAGCGCGCCGCAGACCATCGTGGTGGATTACTCCGCCCCGAACGTCGCCAAAGAGATGCACGTGGGCCACGTTCGCTCCACCATCATCGGCGATGCCTCCGTACGTACGCTGGAGTTCCTGGGGCATAAGGTCATTCGCGCCAACCACGTCGGCGACTGGGGCACCCAGTTCGGTATGCTGATTGCTTATCTTGAGAAACAGCAGCAGGAAAACGCCGGCGAGATGGCGCTCTCGGATCTCGAAGGGTTCTACCGCGAAGCCAAAAAGCATTACGACGAAGATGAAGCCTTCGCCGAGCGCGCGCGTAGCTACGTCGTGAAACTGCAGGGCGGCGATGAATATTGCCGTGAGATGTGGCGCAAGCTGGTTGACATCACCATGACGCAGAACCAGATAACGTATCAGCGTCTTAACGTGACCCTGACGCGCGACGACGTCATGGGCGAGAGCCTCTATAACCCGATGCTGCCCGGTATCGTCGCCGATCTGAAAGCCAAAGGGCTGGCGGTGGAGAGCGAAGGCGCCACCGTGGTGTTCCTGGATGAGTTCAAAAACAAAGAAGGCGAGCCGATGGGCGTCATCATCCAGAAAAAGGATGGCGGCTACCTCTACACCACGACCGATATCGCCTGCGCGAAGTACCGCTATGAAACCCTTCACGCCGACCGCGTGCTTTACTACATCGACTCCCGCCAGCACCAGCATCTGATGCAGGCGTGGACCATCGTGCGTAAAGCGGGCTACGTGCCGGAATCCGTCCCGCTGGAGCACCACATGTTCGGCATGATGCTCGGCAAAGACGGCAAACCGTTTAAAACCCGCGCGGGCGGCACGATTAAACTTTCCGAACTGCTGGACGAAGCGCTGGATCGTGCGCGCCGTCTGGTCGCGGAGAAGAACCCGGATATGCCTGCCGACGAGCTGGAAAAACTGGCGAATGCGGTCGGCATCGGCGCGGTGAAATATGCGGATCTCTCGAAGAGCCGCACCACCGACTACATTTTCGACTGGGATAACATGCTGGCCTTCGAGGGCAACACCGCGCCGTATATGCAGTATGCCTATACCCGCGTGCTGTCGGTGTTCCGCAAGGCAGGCGTGTCAGAAAGTGAACTGACGGCCCCGGTAGTGATTCAGGACGATCGTGAAGCGCAGCTCGCCGCGCGCCTGCTGCAGTTTGAAGAGACGCTGGGCGTGGTCGCCCGTGACGGTACGCCGCACGTGATGTGTGCTTATCTTTACGATCTGGCGGGTCTGTTCTCCGGCTTCTACGAGCACTGCCCTATTCTTACCGCTGAAACTGACGCGCTGCGCCAGAGCCGCCTGAAACTGGCGCTCCTGACCGCGAAAACGCTGAAACTCGGTCTGGATACGCTCGGCATCGAAACCGTCGAACGCATGTAA
- a CDS encoding VOC family protein: MIHWHTSEELQDIRVDLPRFEAALQTLAGRLALDINDLYADHISLRCHQNATAERWRKGFEQCGTLLSENVINGRPICLFRLDEPVCVGPWRFTVVELPWPGEKRYPHEGWEHIEIVLPGAPETLNQRALALLGDEGLMAPDISVKTSSPAGEHERLPNPTLAVTDRIVTIKFHPYSIEEIVASEQP, from the coding sequence ATGATCCACTGGCACACATCAGAAGAACTCCAGGATATCCGCGTGGATCTGCCGCGCTTTGAAGCGGCGTTACAGACGCTCGCCGGGCGTCTCGCGCTCGATATTAACGACCTGTATGCCGATCATATTTCGCTGCGCTGCCACCAGAACGCGACCGCCGAGCGCTGGCGGAAAGGGTTTGAGCAGTGCGGCACGCTGCTTAGCGAAAACGTTATTAATGGCCGCCCCATCTGTCTTTTTCGCCTTGATGAGCCGGTCTGCGTCGGGCCGTGGCGCTTTACGGTTGTTGAACTGCCGTGGCCTGGCGAGAAACGCTACCCGCATGAAGGCTGGGAACATATTGAAATCGTGCTGCCCGGCGCGCCCGAAACGCTTAACCAGCGCGCGCTGGCGCTGCTGGGCGACGAAGGGTTGATGGCACCGGATATCTCAGTAAAAACCAGTTCGCCTGCGGGCGAGCATGAGCGGCTGCCGAACCCGACGCTCGCCGTCACCGACCGCATCGTCACCATCAAATTCCATCCGTATTCCATCGAAGAGATTGTCGCAAGCGAGCAGCCGTAA